One Kaistella polysaccharea DNA segment encodes these proteins:
- a CDS encoding SDR family oxidoreductase, with product MKKILITGGAGFIGSNLCEYFIGKGHHVTCLDNFSTGFHHNIDHLKSNPNFKLIEGDIRDIGTCNMAAEGQDYILHQAALGSVPRSINDPITSNDVNVGGFLNMLVAARDANVKRFVYAASSSTYGDSESLPKVEEVIGKPLSPYAITKYVNELYADVFSKTYGIETIGLRYFNVFGRRQNPEGAYAAVIPKFVIQLMNHESPVINGTGDYSRDFTYIDNVIQMNERAMSTKNPEAVNTVYNTAVGDRTTLNLLLEYLKENLSAFDSKIKEIHTIHGPNRIGDIPHSLASIEKAKELLGYKPSHDIKAGLKDAVTWYWENLR from the coding sequence ATGAAAAAAATATTGATTACCGGCGGTGCCGGCTTTATTGGTTCCAATCTTTGCGAGTATTTTATAGGCAAAGGCCATCACGTGACGTGTCTGGATAATTTTTCCACGGGTTTTCACCACAATATCGACCATTTAAAATCCAATCCCAATTTTAAATTAATTGAGGGCGATATTCGGGACATAGGAACCTGTAATATGGCGGCAGAAGGTCAGGATTATATCCTTCATCAAGCGGCCTTAGGTTCAGTTCCTCGGTCCATCAATGATCCAATTACGAGCAACGATGTTAACGTTGGTGGGTTTCTGAATATGTTGGTCGCAGCGCGTGATGCTAATGTAAAACGTTTTGTTTATGCCGCCAGCTCTTCGACTTATGGCGATTCCGAATCTTTGCCGAAAGTAGAAGAGGTGATCGGTAAACCCCTTTCGCCCTATGCCATCACGAAATACGTCAATGAACTGTATGCTGATGTCTTCAGCAAGACGTACGGCATTGAAACGATCGGCCTGCGGTATTTCAATGTCTTCGGTCGGCGTCAAAATCCAGAAGGTGCCTACGCAGCGGTGATTCCAAAGTTCGTAATCCAGCTCATGAACCATGAAAGTCCTGTGATTAATGGAACAGGCGACTATTCCCGGGATTTCACCTACATCGATAATGTGATTCAGATGAATGAGAGAGCCATGTCTACTAAAAATCCAGAAGCGGTAAATACCGTCTACAATACCGCAGTCGGTGACCGAACCACTTTAAATTTACTCCTCGAATATTTAAAGGAAAACCTTTCTGCTTTTGATTCCAAGATCAAGGAAATTCACACGATCCACGGACCCAATCGGATCGGTGATATTCCCCATTCTCTTGCCAGTATCGAAAAAGCAAAAGAGCTATTGGGCTACAAACCCTCTCATGACATCAAGGCAGGGTTAAAAGATGCCGTGACATGGTATTGGGAGAATTTGAGGTAA
- a CDS encoding nucleotide sugar dehydrogenase yields the protein MKQKIAIIGLGYVGLPLARLFATKYQVIGFDIDQQRVDALKSGVDHTFEVENEVLKEVLVNDFQSKDRGLFCSSNVEDLTDCNFYIITVPTPVDKNNRPDLRPLKDASTTVGQLLKKGDIVIYESTVYPGVTEEECVPVLETESGLTFNIDFFAGYSPERINPGDRERTVENIVKVTSGSTPEIGKIVDDLYQSVIIAGTHLAPTIKVAEASKVIENAQRDINIAFVNELAKIFSLMDINTQDVLKAAGTKWNFLPFKPGLVGGHCIGVDPFYLAQKAQEIGYYSELILAARRLNDSMGSFIASRVVKLMIKKGIQMKGAELLMLGITFKENCPDIRNTKVVDVIRSLEDYDIKVTVYDPWANPKEVMQEYGVTCYSEVGEGHKYDAIILGVAHNQFIILDYNKLKAEISLLFDVKGVLKNADYTL from the coding sequence ATGAAACAAAAAATCGCAATTATTGGACTTGGCTACGTGGGTCTACCCTTAGCACGGCTGTTTGCGACAAAGTATCAAGTGATTGGTTTTGATATTGATCAACAACGCGTTGACGCACTGAAATCAGGAGTTGATCATACTTTTGAGGTAGAAAATGAAGTTTTGAAAGAGGTATTGGTAAACGATTTTCAATCGAAAGACAGGGGATTATTCTGCTCATCGAATGTTGAGGATCTCACAGACTGTAATTTTTACATTATTACGGTACCTACACCGGTAGACAAAAATAACCGTCCGGATTTAAGACCTTTAAAGGATGCTTCAACAACGGTGGGGCAACTACTCAAAAAAGGGGATATTGTTATTTACGAATCGACCGTTTACCCTGGAGTTACAGAGGAAGAATGTGTTCCTGTTTTAGAAACGGAATCTGGTTTAACTTTTAATATTGATTTTTTTGCGGGCTATTCCCCGGAGCGTATTAATCCCGGTGATCGGGAAAGAACGGTTGAGAATATTGTAAAAGTTACGTCAGGGTCTACTCCCGAAATTGGTAAAATAGTAGACGACTTATATCAATCGGTGATTATAGCCGGGACGCATTTGGCGCCAACAATTAAAGTGGCCGAAGCCTCTAAAGTCATTGAAAATGCCCAGCGGGATATTAACATCGCCTTCGTTAATGAGTTGGCGAAGATATTTTCCCTTATGGATATTAATACGCAGGATGTGCTTAAAGCGGCAGGCACGAAATGGAATTTTCTTCCTTTTAAACCAGGTTTGGTTGGAGGACATTGCATTGGCGTAGATCCATTTTATCTGGCGCAGAAAGCCCAGGAGATAGGGTATTATTCTGAGTTGATTTTAGCGGCCCGAAGGTTAAACGACTCGATGGGATCTTTCATTGCTTCAAGGGTGGTGAAACTGATGATTAAAAAAGGTATCCAGATGAAGGGTGCAGAGCTATTGATGCTGGGCATTACATTTAAAGAAAACTGTCCTGATATTAGAAATACCAAAGTGGTTGATGTGATCAGAAGTTTAGAAGATTATGATATTAAAGTAACAGTTTATGATCCGTGGGCAAATCCTAAGGAAGTAATGCAAGAATATGGCGTGACGTGCTATTCTGAGGTTGGGGAGGGACATAAGTACGATGCCATTATTTTAGGAGTTGCTCACAATCAATTCATAATCTTAGACTATAATAAGTTAAAAGCCGAAATTTCACTTTTATTCGATGTGAAGGGAGTCTTAAAGAATGCAGACTACACACTGTAA
- a CDS encoding ABC transporter permease: MTKDEQPSYYITSDQSLFSIPLKEVWAYRDLLLMLVKRDFITFYKQTILGPLWFIIQPLMTTAIFMILFGSIAKLSTDGMPQILFYLSGVTIWSYFSESLTKTSTVFKDNAAMFGKVFFPRLIMPISIVVSALMKFTVQFAIFIIVWLYFLIFTDTIQPNIWILFTPVLVLLMAMFALGMGMIFSAMTTKYKDLAFLLTFGIQLFMYVTPVVYPTSALPEKLKFFVFLNPLSSIFEGFRYAFLGSGNFDIMNIMWSALFITVILVIGTIIFNKVEKSFMDTV; the protein is encoded by the coding sequence ATGACAAAAGATGAACAACCCTCTTATTATATCACTTCCGATCAATCTCTTTTTTCAATACCTTTAAAAGAAGTGTGGGCTTACCGAGATCTTTTATTGATGTTGGTGAAGCGAGATTTTATAACTTTTTATAAGCAGACAATTTTAGGACCGCTATGGTTCATCATCCAGCCCTTAATGACCACTGCAATATTCATGATTCTCTTTGGAAGCATCGCAAAATTAAGCACGGATGGGATGCCTCAAATTCTTTTTTATTTATCTGGAGTTACCATTTGGAGCTATTTTTCTGAAAGTTTGACAAAAACCTCAACCGTTTTTAAAGATAATGCTGCAATGTTTGGGAAGGTGTTCTTTCCTAGATTGATAATGCCCATTTCTATTGTGGTTTCAGCTCTTATGAAATTTACGGTTCAATTCGCCATATTTATAATAGTATGGTTATACTTTCTAATTTTTACAGATACGATTCAACCAAATATATGGATCTTATTTACTCCTGTGCTAGTGTTGCTAATGGCCATGTTTGCATTAGGAATGGGAATGATTTTTTCAGCCATGACGACTAAATATAAAGATTTAGCTTTTCTTTTAACTTTCGGCATTCAGCTTTTCATGTACGTCACACCAGTAGTTTATCCAACTTCTGCATTACCTGAAAAATTAAAATTTTTCGTTTTCTTAAATCCGTTGTCTTCTATTTTTGAGGGATTCAGATATGCTTTTTTAGGTTCGGGAAACTTTGATATTATGAATATTATGTGGAGCGCACTGTTCATTACTGTAATATTAGTTATTGGAACCATAATTTTCAATAAAGTGGAAAAAAGTTTCATGGACACAGTCTAA
- a CDS encoding ABC transporter ATP-binding protein: MNPNTAILAENISKQYRLGEVGTGTISHDLNRFWAKVRGKEDPFLQIGESNDRVSKGTSDYVWSLRDINFEIEKGDAVGIIGRNGAGKSTLLKLLSRVTKPTTGHFEVQGRIASLLEVGTGFNPEMTGRENIYLNGAILGMRRHEIKRKFDEIVAFAGVERYIDTPVKRYSSGMYVRLAFSVAAHLESEILIVDEVLAVGDAEFQKKCLGKMGDVSKGEGRTVLFVSHNLTAVKELCNNGILMDQGKLLYTGGVEQTVIEYQKNSESSSTYSHTGPIEDAIGNANIRIREFTAEPLIGEMIDINSGVKVRIVFFNYKADINLDVTFELRTFEEVVVFHTGALISTNKDSKAKEYTVEFRIPPNLLNAGNYYFRLIFGEDQRYALFNYDNLIAFEVENISIGNNMQILPGLVRPNFDYKIY, encoded by the coding sequence TTGAATCCAAATACTGCTATATTAGCCGAAAACATATCCAAACAATACCGCTTAGGCGAGGTTGGTACTGGTACTATCAGTCATGATCTGAATCGGTTCTGGGCAAAAGTCCGTGGAAAAGAAGATCCATTTTTGCAAATTGGTGAAAGTAACGACCGGGTCAGCAAGGGAACAAGCGATTATGTTTGGTCCTTACGTGACATCAACTTTGAGATCGAGAAAGGTGATGCTGTGGGTATTATCGGCCGAAATGGCGCCGGTAAATCTACTTTGCTTAAATTGTTAAGCCGTGTTACGAAACCAACCACGGGTCATTTTGAAGTGCAGGGCCGAATTGCGTCTTTGCTTGAAGTGGGAACAGGATTTAATCCCGAAATGACAGGGCGGGAAAATATTTACCTGAACGGTGCTATACTTGGTATGAGACGCCATGAAATTAAAAGAAAATTTGATGAAATCGTTGCTTTTGCTGGTGTAGAGCGATACATTGATACGCCCGTAAAAAGATATTCATCCGGCATGTATGTTCGTTTGGCCTTTTCTGTGGCAGCACATTTAGAATCTGAAATCCTTATTGTAGATGAAGTTTTGGCAGTAGGTGATGCAGAGTTTCAGAAAAAATGTCTTGGAAAAATGGGAGATGTATCTAAAGGAGAGGGAAGAACCGTTTTATTTGTGAGCCATAACTTAACTGCCGTAAAGGAACTCTGTAACAATGGTATTTTAATGGATCAGGGAAAATTATTATATACGGGAGGCGTCGAACAAACTGTTATAGAATATCAAAAAAATAGTGAGAGTTCCTCTACCTATTCGCATACTGGACCAATTGAGGACGCCATTGGAAATGCAAATATTAGGATTAGAGAATTTACAGCAGAGCCTTTGATTGGAGAAATGATTGATATTAATTCCGGCGTAAAAGTGAGGATTGTATTCTTTAATTACAAAGCGGATATTAATCTGGACGTCACTTTTGAATTACGAACTTTCGAAGAGGTAGTTGTATTTCATACCGGTGCATTAATCTCAACAAATAAAGATTCGAAAGCGAAGGAATACACGGTAGAATTTCGAATTCCGCCCAATCTTCTTAATGCTGGTAATTATTATTTTAGATTGATATTTGGTGAAGATCAGCGTTATGCATTGTTTAATTATGATAATTTAATTGCATTTGAGGTTGAAAATATTTCAATTGGAAACAATATGCAGATTTTGCCAGGATTAGTTCGTCCTAATTTTGACTACAAAATTTATTAG